One Labrus mixtus chromosome 12, fLabMix1.1, whole genome shotgun sequence DNA segment encodes these proteins:
- the vgll2a gene encoding transcription cofactor vestigial-like protein 2a isoform X2: MSCLDVMYQVFGPQPYFSSYSPYHHQKLALYSKMQDPQDSGSRLGPAGPPVIKEEDKELPPGAEYLNSRCVLFTYFQGDISAVVDEHFSRALSHTTAYPPSTSHKAIRDGSFPMSQRSFPPSFWNSSYQPSVSSTLSAPHTELPFHGDPYSSASLHSHLHQPSPDTWHPSHHHHHHHHHPYSLGSAISTQSSAYSRPGVHEMYGAAFDPRYSSLLVPSVRPHHRLTSSSSVPGPSSSPCDLGGKGESGSGSSWSGAFTGAGAEIGLNMDTGLQAQDKSKDLYWF, translated from the exons ATGAGCTGCCTGGATGTGATGTACCAAGTGTTTGGTCCTCAGCCTTATTTCAGCTCCTACAGCCCCTATCACCACCAG AAACTGGCCTTGTATTCCAAAATGCAAGACCCACAGGACAGCGGCAGCCGGCTCGGCCCCGCGGGCCCCCCGGTGATcaaagaggaggacaaggagcTGCCGCCGGGAGCCGAGTACCTGAACTCCCGCTGCGTCCTCTTCACATACTTCCAAGGAGACATCAGCGCTGTGGTGGACGAGCACTTCAGCCGAGCCCTCAGCCACACGACTGCCTACCCCCCCTCAACCAGCCACAAGGCCataagag ACGGATCATTCCCCATGAGTCAGAGAAGTTTCCCTCCGTCTTTCTGGAACAGCTCCTACCAGCCGTCCGTTTCCTCCACGCTGTCCGCTCCCCACACAGAGCTCCCCTTCCACGGGGACCCGTACTCCTCCGCCTCCCTGCACAGCCACCTCCACCAGCCCAGCCCCGACACCTGGCACCCGTcgcatcaccaccaccatcaccaccaccacccgtACTCACTAGGGAGCGCCATAAGCACGCAGAGCTCAGCGTACTCGCGCCCAGGCGTTCACGAGATGTACGGCGCGGCGTTCGACCCGCGCTACAGTTCTCTGCTGGTGCCGTCGGTGAGGCCTCATCACCGCCTGACGTCCAGCAGCTCGGTCCCGGGGCCCAGCAGCTCGCCGTGCGACCTGGGAGGGAAGGGGGAGTCGGGGTCGGGCTCCTCCTGGAGCGGGGCCTTCACAGGAGCCGGAGCAGAGATCGGACTCAACATGGACACAG gtCTGCAGGCACAGGATAAGAGCAAGGATTTGTATTGGTTTTAG
- the vgll2a gene encoding transcription cofactor vestigial-like protein 2a isoform X1, which yields MSCLDVMYQVFGPQPYFSSYSPYHHQKLALYSKMQDPQDSGSRLGPAGPPVIKEEDKELPPGAEYLNSRCVLFTYFQGDISAVVDEHFSRALSHTTAYPPSTSHKAIRDGSFPMSQRSFPPSFWNSSYQPSVSSTLSAPHTELPFHGDPYSSASLHSHLHQPSPDTWHPSHHHHHHHHHPYSLGSAISTQSSAYSRPGVHEMYGAAFDPRYSSLLVPSVRPHHRLTSSSSVPGPSSSPCDLGGKGESGSGSSWSGAFTGAGAEIGLNMDTARCYSGLCGSSTALLS from the exons ATGAGCTGCCTGGATGTGATGTACCAAGTGTTTGGTCCTCAGCCTTATTTCAGCTCCTACAGCCCCTATCACCACCAG AAACTGGCCTTGTATTCCAAAATGCAAGACCCACAGGACAGCGGCAGCCGGCTCGGCCCCGCGGGCCCCCCGGTGATcaaagaggaggacaaggagcTGCCGCCGGGAGCCGAGTACCTGAACTCCCGCTGCGTCCTCTTCACATACTTCCAAGGAGACATCAGCGCTGTGGTGGACGAGCACTTCAGCCGAGCCCTCAGCCACACGACTGCCTACCCCCCCTCAACCAGCCACAAGGCCataagag ACGGATCATTCCCCATGAGTCAGAGAAGTTTCCCTCCGTCTTTCTGGAACAGCTCCTACCAGCCGTCCGTTTCCTCCACGCTGTCCGCTCCCCACACAGAGCTCCCCTTCCACGGGGACCCGTACTCCTCCGCCTCCCTGCACAGCCACCTCCACCAGCCCAGCCCCGACACCTGGCACCCGTcgcatcaccaccaccatcaccaccaccacccgtACTCACTAGGGAGCGCCATAAGCACGCAGAGCTCAGCGTACTCGCGCCCAGGCGTTCACGAGATGTACGGCGCGGCGTTCGACCCGCGCTACAGTTCTCTGCTGGTGCCGTCGGTGAGGCCTCATCACCGCCTGACGTCCAGCAGCTCGGTCCCGGGGCCCAGCAGCTCGCCGTGCGACCTGGGAGGGAAGGGGGAGTCGGGGTCGGGCTCCTCCTGGAGCGGGGCCTTCACAGGAGCCGGAGCAGAGATCGGACTCAACATGGACACAG CTCGGTGTTACAGCGGACTGTGCGGCAGCAGCACAGCCCTGCTGAGCTGA